A single region of the Bacteroides luhongzhouii genome encodes:
- a CDS encoding helix-turn-helix domain-containing protein codes for MNIVTIEEQTFKQVCGRFSGFVSQVERICKENTHQPEKWLSGREVCALLGISIRSLQNYRDSGKLGYSQIGNKLYYKSADIERLIAECTINDVLGRKNSYISTNK; via the coding sequence ATGAATATTGTAACTATTGAGGAACAGACTTTTAAACAAGTATGTGGGAGGTTCTCCGGTTTCGTCAGTCAGGTGGAACGGATTTGTAAAGAGAATACCCACCAGCCGGAGAAATGGTTGTCAGGTCGTGAAGTGTGCGCCTTGCTCGGTATCAGCATCCGAAGTTTGCAGAACTACCGGGACAGTGGCAAATTGGGTTACTCCCAAATCGGTAATAAACTGTACTATAAATCTGCCGATATTGAAAGACTGATTGCAGAATGTACGATAAACGATGTTTTAGGAAGGAAAAACAGCTATATATCAACCAACAAATAA
- a CDS encoding GNAT family N-acetyltransferase codes for MRQSFLMNERIYLRAVEPEDMDIMYEMENDPSMWDISNFTVPYSRYVLRQYIEGSQCDVFADKQLRLMIVRKSDQCILGTIDITDFVPLHSRGEVGIAIHKDYRQQGCATDALKLLCEYAFDFLSLSQLYAHVTTDNEVCVKLFTSCGFVQCGLLKNWLQVEGGYKDALLLQCLNPKK; via the coding sequence ATGAGACAGTCTTTCTTGATGAACGAGCGTATCTATCTTCGTGCGGTCGAGCCGGAAGATATGGATATAATGTATGAGATGGAAAATGACCCTTCCATGTGGGACATCAGTAACTTTACGGTTCCTTACTCCCGTTATGTGTTGCGCCAATATATTGAAGGTTCACAGTGTGATGTGTTTGCGGATAAGCAATTACGTCTGATGATTGTACGTAAATCTGACCAGTGTATACTTGGTACGATTGATATTACGGATTTTGTTCCCCTTCATTCGCGGGGAGAAGTAGGAATTGCTATCCATAAGGATTATCGGCAACAAGGTTGTGCTACCGACGCATTGAAACTTCTTTGTGAATACGCTTTTGATTTTCTGTCTTTAAGTCAGCTTTATGCGCATGTCACGACAGATAATGAAGTTTGTGTAAAACTGTTCACATCTTGTGGCTTCGTTCAATGCGGATTATTAAAAAATTGGCTGCAAGTGGAGGGGGGCTACAAAGATGCATTGCTCCTCCAATGTTTGAATCCTAAGAAATAA
- a CDS encoding Swt1 family HEPN domain-containing protein, with protein sequence MMKLKFDDFCKASEIAFQKKKIDAAVLIIWYHQKVSNRNSISINEINNYFKQAHLPEYNKFRLSEHLRLDKRITKGENGNYKLNRAILEVLDQKFNHLFEDETKIQLQISLENTPFLENTDIENAHKMAELYLIIFCFENSARHFILKIFSSNFGEDWWNIIKNTDFKKKVEERMSREQKLKWICQRGTSPLFYLDWSDLLKIIRKYENLFTPFIADLKFIELRFEELERVRNIIAHNGIIPDKNDINRLILYFQDWCKQLKKLSI encoded by the coding sequence ATGATGAAACTGAAATTTGATGACTTTTGCAAAGCTTCTGAAATTGCATTTCAAAAGAAAAAAATAGATGCTGCTGTTTTAATAATTTGGTATCACCAAAAGGTATCAAATAGAAATTCAATATCTATAAATGAAATAAATAATTATTTTAAACAGGCTCACTTGCCAGAATATAATAAATTTCGATTATCGGAACATTTAAGATTAGATAAAAGAATAACAAAGGGTGAAAATGGTAATTATAAACTCAATAGAGCTATTCTTGAGGTATTAGACCAGAAATTCAACCATTTATTTGAAGATGAAACGAAAATTCAACTCCAAATATCTTTAGAAAATACTCCTTTTTTAGAAAATACAGATATTGAAAATGCTCATAAAATGGCAGAATTGTATCTAATTATTTTTTGTTTTGAAAATTCTGCAAGGCATTTTATATTAAAAATATTTTCATCAAATTTTGGTGAGGACTGGTGGAATATTATAAAAAATACAGATTTTAAAAAGAAAGTAGAAGAACGCATGTCGCGTGAGCAAAAACTGAAATGGATTTGCCAACGAGGGACATCCCCTCTATTTTATTTGGATTGGAGCGATTTATTAAAAATTATACGAAAATACGAAAATTTATTCACGCCCTTTATTGCTGATTTAAAATTCATAGAACTACGATTTGAAGAGCTTGAAAGAGTTAGAAATATTATTGCGCATAATGGCATTATACCTGATAAAAATGATATAAATCGATTAATTTTATATTTTCAAGATTGGTGTAAACAACTTAAGAAGCTTTCCATCTGA
- the recR gene encoding recombination mediator RecR: protein MNQQYPSILLEKAVGEFSKLPGIGRKTAMRLVLHLLRQDTATVEAFGNSIITLKREVKYCKVCHNISDTETCQICANPQRDASTVCVVENIRDVMAVEATQQYRGLYHVLGGVISPMDGVGPSDLQIESLVQRVAEGGIKEVILALSTTMEGDTTNFYIYRKLDKLGVKLSVIARGISVGDELEYADEVTLGRSIVNRTLFTGIV, encoded by the coding sequence ATGAATCAACAATATCCTTCTATACTGCTTGAAAAAGCAGTCGGCGAATTTTCCAAACTTCCGGGTATCGGGCGTAAGACGGCTATGAGGCTTGTTCTGCATCTGCTTCGTCAGGATACGGCTACTGTGGAAGCTTTCGGAAATTCTATCATAACGTTGAAGCGTGAAGTGAAATACTGCAAAGTGTGTCATAATATATCCGATACTGAAACTTGCCAGATTTGTGCTAATCCGCAACGGGATGCTTCCACTGTCTGTGTGGTGGAAAATATTCGTGATGTAATGGCGGTAGAGGCAACCCAGCAGTATCGCGGGCTTTATCATGTTTTGGGCGGAGTTATTTCTCCAATGGATGGAGTCGGACCGAGTGACCTTCAAATTGAAAGTTTGGTACAGCGGGTGGCTGAAGGTGGAATCAAAGAAGTTATTTTGGCATTGAGTACCACGATGGAGGGTGATACTACCAACTTCTATATCTATCGCAAGTTAGATAAACTAGGGGTTAAACTAAGTGTGATAGCCCGTGGTATATCGGTTGGTGATGAACTTGAATATGCTGATGAAGTGACTTTAGGACGCAGTATTGTGAACCGGACGCTTTTTACCGGAATTGTATAA
- a CDS encoding DUF3408 domain-containing protein, giving the protein MEEVKQSLQETASKERESYKSVFLKKRSVCNRQSVYISGEIQKRIVQIVGVITNKQVSIGNFIDNVLEEHLGAHNDVLSALYREEIQKGIFNQPKEKDV; this is encoded by the coding sequence ATGGAAGAAGTAAAACAATCATTACAGGAAACAGCAAGTAAGGAACGGGAAAGTTATAAATCGGTGTTCCTTAAAAAACGGTCGGTTTGCAACCGTCAAAGCGTGTACATAAGCGGAGAGATACAAAAACGTATCGTTCAGATTGTAGGCGTGATTACAAACAAACAAGTAAGCATCGGAAATTTCATTGATAACGTACTGGAAGAACATTTAGGTGCGCATAATGATGTCCTTTCGGCTCTCTACCGGGAAGAAATACAAAAAGGAATATTCAACCAGCCAAAAGAGAAAGACGTATGA
- a CDS encoding helix-turn-helix domain-containing protein, with protein sequence MYVDSYEFKDWMQKLLDKLEEVGKDVKSLQTNPKVMPNDKLLDNQDLCLLFKVSTRTLQRLRSKKLLPFMMISGKAYYRASDVREFIKERFDVGTLRKFEKEHRTNK encoded by the coding sequence ATGTATGTAGATAGTTACGAGTTCAAAGACTGGATGCAAAAGCTACTTGATAAACTGGAAGAAGTCGGCAAAGATGTAAAGAGTTTGCAAACCAACCCAAAAGTAATGCCGAATGACAAACTTTTGGATAATCAGGATTTATGCCTGCTGTTCAAAGTCAGTACCCGGACATTACAGAGATTAAGAAGCAAAAAACTGCTGCCCTTTATGATGATTAGCGGAAAAGCCTACTACCGGGCTTCCGATGTGCGTGAGTTCATAAAGGAACGGTTCGATGTGGGCACGCTCCGAAAGTTCGAGAAAGAACACAGAACGAATAAGTAA
- the yihA gene encoding ribosome biogenesis GTP-binding protein YihA/YsxC — MEITSAEFVISNTDVKKCPSGIFPEYAFIGRSNVGKSSLINMLTGRKGLAMTSSTPGKTMLINHFLINKNWYLVDLPGYGYARRGQKGKDQIRTIIEDYILEREQMTNLFVLIDSRLEPQKIDLEFMEWLGENGIPFSIIFTKADKLKGGRLKMNINAYLRELSKQWEELPPHFISSSEDRTGRIDILNYIENINKDLNIK, encoded by the coding sequence ATGGAAATAACAAGTGCTGAATTTGTGATTAGCAATACGGACGTGAAGAAATGCCCGTCCGGTATTTTTCCTGAATATGCCTTTATAGGACGTTCGAACGTGGGAAAATCAAGTCTTATCAATATGTTGACTGGTCGTAAAGGTCTGGCCATGACCTCCTCCACTCCGGGAAAAACGATGTTAATCAACCACTTCCTTATCAATAAGAATTGGTACCTCGTCGACCTTCCGGGATATGGCTACGCCCGACGCGGACAAAAAGGAAAAGACCAGATACGTACCATAATTGAAGACTACATTCTGGAACGAGAGCAAATGACCAACCTCTTTGTCCTGATAGACAGCCGGCTGGAACCCCAAAAAATAGACCTCGAGTTTATGGAATGGCTGGGCGAGAACGGTATCCCCTTCTCTATCATCTTTACCAAAGCCGATAAACTCAAAGGTGGACGTTTAAAAATGAATATCAATGCCTATTTACGTGAGTTGAGCAAACAATGGGAAGAGCTCCCTCCTCACTTCATTTCTTCCTCGGAAGACCGCACAGGACGTATTGACATACTCAACTACATAGAAAATATAAACAAGGATCTCAATATTAAATGA
- a CDS encoding sodium:solute symporter, whose product MMILVTILCYFAVLLLIARITGRKGGSNAAFFKGENQSPWYIVSFGMIGASISGVTFVSVPGMVRGMDMTYMQTVLGFFFGYMVVAHILLPLYYKLNLTSIYGYLGTRVGVRAYQTGSFFFLLSRMLGTAAKLYLVCLILHTYVFQEMHVPFWLIAVGSVALVWIYTHKSGIKTIVWTDTLQTFCLIAALIFIIYFTIQRLDLNFSGIVQTIQNSEHSRIFVFDDWVSRQNFFKQFFSGIFIVIVMTGLDQDMMQKNLSCRNLREAQKNMYCYGFSFIPLNFLFLCLGILLIALAGQMQLELPAMNDDILPMFATQGYLGQSVLILFTIGIIAAAFSNSDSSLTAMTTSVCVDLLNTEKDTEEVARRKRDKVHLSLSVLLAFFICLVEILNNKSVIDAIYIIASYTYGPLLGMFAFGLFTRRQTTDRWVPLIAILSPLLCYLADWWIGKETGYKFGYELLMLNGTLTFAGLICMSKKGKTLKVP is encoded by the coding sequence ATGATGATACTAGTCACTATTCTTTGCTACTTCGCAGTATTATTACTAATAGCCCGTATCACCGGACGTAAGGGCGGATCGAATGCAGCGTTCTTCAAGGGAGAAAATCAATCACCTTGGTATATAGTCTCTTTTGGAATGATTGGCGCCTCTATTTCCGGAGTCACTTTCGTCTCTGTACCGGGAATGGTGCGCGGAATGGATATGACCTATATGCAAACAGTACTCGGATTTTTCTTCGGATACATGGTCGTAGCCCACATTTTACTTCCTTTATATTATAAGTTGAATCTGACAAGTATCTACGGTTATCTCGGCACCCGTGTCGGAGTGCGTGCCTATCAAACTGGTTCCTTTTTCTTTCTGCTGTCACGTATGTTGGGAACCGCAGCCAAACTTTATCTGGTATGCCTTATTCTCCATACTTATGTATTTCAGGAAATGCACGTTCCCTTTTGGCTGATTGCTGTCGGTTCGGTTGCATTGGTATGGATATATACTCATAAAAGCGGAATAAAGACCATCGTATGGACAGATACCTTACAAACATTTTGCCTAATTGCCGCCCTGATTTTTATCATCTATTTTACGATCCAAAGATTAGACCTTAACTTCAGTGGCATTGTCCAAACAATCCAAAACAGTGAACACAGCCGTATTTTTGTATTTGACGACTGGGTATCCCGGCAGAACTTCTTCAAACAATTCTTCAGTGGTATCTTCATCGTAATCGTAATGACCGGCCTGGATCAGGATATGATGCAAAAGAATCTTTCTTGCCGTAACCTCCGGGAAGCACAAAAAAACATGTACTGCTATGGTTTCTCATTCATTCCACTAAATTTCCTTTTTCTATGTTTGGGTATTCTATTGATAGCACTAGCAGGACAAATGCAACTCGAACTGCCAGCTATGAATGATGATATACTGCCCATGTTTGCAACCCAAGGTTATCTGGGACAATCCGTATTGATACTTTTTACAATCGGCATTATCGCAGCAGCTTTCAGCAACTCGGATTCCTCCCTGACAGCCATGACAACCAGTGTATGCGTAGATCTGCTGAATACGGAAAAAGATACAGAAGAAGTGGCACGTCGCAAAAGAGACAAAGTACATTTATCGTTATCAGTCTTATTGGCATTCTTCATCTGTCTGGTAGAGATACTTAATAATAAGAGCGTTATTGATGCCATATATATCATCGCCTCCTACACATACGGCCCCCTGCTCGGAATGTTTGCTTTCGGGCTTTTTACACGTAGGCAAACGACCGACCGATGGGTTCCTCTCATAGCCATCCTTTCACCACTGCTCTGCTATCTTGCCGACTGGTGGATTGGAAAAGAAACCGGATATAAATTCGGTTATGAATTGCTAATGTTAAATGGAACGCTTACCTTTGCGGGGTTAATCTGTATGTCTAAAAAAGGGAAAACGCTGAAAGTACCATAG
- a CDS encoding site-specific integrase, which yields MGAVKRNTLSVLFIIKKSKLLKNGEAPVCMRITVNKRVAEVMIKRSIPIDLWNQKKECSKGKDRVATELNHYINTVRAKVLQIHRELEIDNKPITADIIKDCFYGRDKVQRTLLEVYAEHNEKCRALIGKEYTESTVTKFDTSINRLKEYIRSCYHRDDIMLAELDGQFIRDFDFWLKTDKHCQNNSALKHLKNLKKVVRIALANDWIKKDPFYGIHFKQEEVNVEFLSREELDVLMNKEFTIKRLEQVRDIFVFCCFTALAFVDVQQLSREHLIKDNNGALWIRKARQKTNQMCNIPVLSIPQRILGKYEDNAECIKKGVLLPVISNQRMNAYLKEIADLCGITKRLTTHVARHTAATVVFLANDVSMENVSKILGHSNIRMTQHYAKVLDSSIMRDMVNVEKNFK from the coding sequence ATGGGAGCAGTGAAAAGAAACACACTAAGCGTATTGTTCATCATTAAGAAATCAAAACTTCTGAAAAACGGTGAAGCTCCTGTTTGTATGCGCATCACCGTAAACAAGCGAGTAGCCGAAGTTATGATTAAACGGAGTATTCCCATAGACTTATGGAATCAGAAAAAGGAATGTTCCAAAGGAAAAGACCGTGTAGCCACCGAACTAAACCACTATATCAATACGGTTCGTGCTAAAGTATTGCAGATACACCGTGAATTGGAGATAGACAACAAACCGATAACAGCCGATATTATAAAGGATTGTTTCTACGGGCGGGACAAGGTACAGCGCACCTTGCTGGAAGTGTATGCAGAGCATAACGAAAAATGTCGTGCCCTGATTGGCAAAGAATATACGGAAAGCACAGTTACCAAGTTTGATACTTCAATAAACCGCTTGAAAGAATATATCCGTAGTTGCTACCACCGTGATGATATAATGCTGGCAGAACTGGATGGGCAATTTATTCGTGATTTTGATTTTTGGCTGAAAACGGATAAGCATTGCCAAAATAATTCCGCATTGAAGCATTTGAAGAACTTGAAAAAAGTTGTTCGTATTGCTTTGGCTAACGACTGGATAAAGAAAGACCCGTTTTACGGCATCCACTTCAAGCAGGAAGAAGTTAATGTAGAGTTCCTTTCACGTGAAGAATTGGATGTTTTGATGAACAAAGAATTTACTATCAAACGTTTGGAGCAGGTAAGGGATATTTTTGTCTTTTGCTGTTTTACCGCACTTGCTTTCGTTGATGTGCAGCAGTTAAGCCGTGAGCACCTGATAAAAGACAATAACGGTGCTTTGTGGATACGCAAGGCACGGCAGAAAACCAATCAGATGTGCAACATTCCCGTTTTATCCATTCCCCAAAGGATATTGGGGAAATATGAAGATAATGCAGAGTGTATAAAGAAAGGTGTGCTTTTACCCGTAATCAGTAATCAGCGCATGAATGCCTACTTAAAAGAAATCGCTGATTTATGCGGCATTACCAAACGCTTAACTACACATGTTGCCCGGCATACTGCGGCTACCGTTGTTTTTCTCGCCAATGATGTGTCAATGGAAAATGTCTCTAAGATTTTGGGACATTCCAATATCAGAATGACACAGCATTATGCAAAAGTTTTAGATAGCTCTATTATGCGTGATATGGTGAATGTGGAGAAGAATTTTAAATAG
- a CDS encoding RteC domain-containing protein: MPKWDLTEKQIYKLLKHPCQKEKSVIEEITSAYLEFVEDLFDYLNKEHDNKIRIRQLNMSYIDFGTIKALDETSPTENSKLKIIYLDKLLSLINMEQELIYRQMEYPKFFINIESDWKSPFYLNNEVIKIVDIMELVCGIFYIRDGIVRIDNKDIFLSDIARIFEKMFNINFGDIYKKEIAVIKRKPTKITEFLDSLKVAILKKSRDSGYNHL; the protein is encoded by the coding sequence ATGCCAAAATGGGATTTAACAGAAAAGCAAATATATAAATTGCTAAAGCATCCTTGCCAAAAGGAAAAATCTGTGATAGAAGAAATAACTTCTGCATATCTTGAATTTGTTGAAGATTTATTCGATTATCTCAATAAAGAGCATGATAATAAAATACGTATCAGGCAATTAAATATGAGTTATATAGATTTCGGAACAATAAAAGCATTAGATGAAACTTCTCCTACTGAAAATAGTAAACTGAAAATTATATATCTTGATAAACTCTTGTCTTTAATAAATATGGAACAAGAACTAATCTATCGCCAAATGGAATATCCAAAATTTTTCATCAATATAGAATCTGATTGGAAATCTCCATTCTACTTAAACAATGAGGTTATTAAAATCGTAGATATAATGGAATTGGTTTGTGGTATTTTTTATATCAGAGATGGAATAGTTCGGATTGATAACAAAGACATCTTTTTAAGCGATATTGCCCGGATTTTTGAAAAGATGTTCAACATTAATTTTGGAGATATATACAAAAAAGAAATTGCGGTTATCAAAAGGAAACCTACTAAAATAACAGAATTTTTAGATAGCTTAAAAGTTGCTATTCTAAAAAAGAGCAGAGATAGTGGTTATAACCATTTATAA
- a CDS encoding pyridoxal phosphate-dependent aminotransferase produces MKNTPIERHLIDETINEFQIVDFSKATIREVKAIASKAEATSGVEFIKMEMGVPGLPPSAVGVKAEIEALQNGIASLYPDINGLPELKKEASNFIKAFINVDLGPEGCVPVTGSMQGTFASFLTCSQCDEKKDTILFIDPGFPVQKQQLVVMGQKFETFDVYDYRGDKLKEKLESYLKKGNISAIIYSNPNNPSWICLKEEELQIIGELATQYDVIVLEDLAYFAMDFRQDLSKPYHPPFQPSVAHYTDNYVLLISGSKAFSYAGQRIGVSCISDKLYHRSYPGLTKRYGGGTFGTVFIHRVLYALSSGTSHSAQFAMAAMLKAANKGQYNFLNEVKIYGERAQKLKEIFLRHGFHLVYDNDLGDPIADGFYFTIGYPGMTSGELAKELMYYGVSAISLVTTGSHQEGLRACTSFIKDHQYAQLDERMKLFAENHPIT; encoded by the coding sequence ATGAAAAATACACCAATTGAACGACATCTGATTGATGAAACTATAAATGAGTTTCAAATTGTCGATTTTTCAAAAGCTACCATTCGAGAAGTGAAAGCTATTGCTTCGAAAGCAGAAGCTACATCGGGAGTTGAATTTATTAAAATGGAAATGGGCGTTCCGGGGCTTCCTCCTTCCGCAGTAGGTGTGAAAGCAGAGATTGAAGCACTACAAAATGGCATTGCCAGCCTATACCCCGATATCAACGGATTGCCGGAATTGAAAAAAGAGGCTTCCAACTTTATCAAAGCATTTATCAATGTAGATTTAGGCCCGGAAGGTTGTGTACCTGTCACCGGCTCCATGCAGGGAACATTCGCTTCATTCCTTACTTGCAGTCAATGTGACGAAAAGAAAGATACGATTTTATTCATCGATCCCGGATTCCCGGTACAGAAACAACAGTTGGTAGTAATGGGACAAAAGTTCGAAACGTTTGATGTATATGACTACCGCGGAGACAAACTGAAAGAAAAACTGGAAAGCTATCTGAAAAAAGGAAATATATCAGCTATCATTTATTCGAATCCAAATAACCCCAGCTGGATTTGCCTGAAAGAGGAGGAATTGCAGATTATCGGTGAATTAGCAACGCAGTATGATGTAATTGTTTTGGAAGACTTGGCTTATTTCGCGATGGACTTCCGCCAAGATTTGAGTAAACCATACCACCCCCCCTTCCAGCCATCAGTAGCCCATTATACAGATAATTATGTATTACTGATTTCCGGATCGAAAGCATTCAGTTATGCCGGACAGCGTATTGGCGTGAGCTGTATCTCTGATAAATTATACCACCGAAGCTATCCGGGACTGACCAAACGATATGGCGGCGGTACTTTTGGAACAGTTTTCATTCATCGCGTACTTTATGCACTTTCATCGGGAACCAGTCATTCCGCACAATTCGCCATGGCTGCCATGCTGAAAGCTGCCAACAAAGGACAATATAACTTCCTCAACGAGGTGAAGATCTATGGTGAAAGAGCGCAAAAATTGAAAGAAATCTTCCTCCGTCACGGTTTCCACCTAGTATATGACAACGACTTGGGAGACCCGATTGCGGACGGATTCTATTTTACCATCGGATATCCTGGAATGACCAGCGGCGAACTGGCCAAAGAACTGATGTACTACGGAGTGAGCGCGATTTCATTGGTTACAACAGGCAGCCATCAAGAAGGGTTGCGCGCGTGTACCTCTTTTATTAAAGATCATCAATATGCGCAATTGGATGAAAGAATGAAACTATTTGCTGAAAATCATCCGATAACCTGA
- a CDS encoding reverse transcriptase family protein: MITTEKHLLYILKVSRQQLDSIIENIDKYYSTWEKPKLNKDTNEPLYNSDGTIKKRTINSTNKDLKVIQKRLYNYLLSKTTLPNYFFGGIPKKDNILNAKYHQGNKYVFTTDLKSFFPSINHKMVFYMFLKLGCTPEIARTLTKLTTHNYQVPQGVPTSTLIANLVFKSVGDRIQALAKENNIKFSIFVDDITMSSSIDFHKKIPEILSIITTSGYKISHSKTFYKTKNPIVTGVICQNNKLKIPQSYNKRIKRIKADVQNNEQAFLKIKGLTMYRQRIKQA; this comes from the coding sequence ATGATTACAACCGAAAAGCATTTGCTATATATACTAAAAGTTTCTCGTCAACAATTGGATTCCATTATAGAGAATATAGATAAATATTACTCTACATGGGAAAAGCCTAAATTAAATAAAGACACCAATGAACCTTTATATAATTCTGATGGAACAATAAAAAAACGCACAATTAACTCCACTAATAAAGATTTGAAAGTTATACAAAAAAGATTGTATAACTATTTACTTTCAAAAACAACTCTTCCTAATTATTTTTTTGGAGGTATTCCTAAGAAGGATAATATTCTTAACGCTAAATATCATCAAGGTAATAAATATGTATTTACTACAGACTTGAAATCCTTTTTTCCTTCCATTAATCATAAAATGGTGTTTTATATGTTTTTAAAATTAGGATGCACCCCTGAAATTGCAAGAACTTTAACTAAACTTACTACACATAATTATCAAGTTCCACAAGGTGTTCCAACATCAACATTAATAGCTAATTTGGTATTCAAGTCTGTTGGCGATAGAATACAGGCATTAGCAAAAGAGAATAATATTAAATTTTCAATATTTGTTGATGATATAACAATGTCTTCTTCTATAGATTTCCATAAAAAAATCCCTGAAATATTATCTATTATAACTACTTCAGGATATAAAATTAGTCATTCTAAAACTTTTTATAAAACAAAAAATCCAATAGTTACTGGTGTAATATGTCAAAACAATAAACTTAAAATACCACAATCATATAATAAAAGAATAAAGCGAATCAAGGCGGACGTTCAAAACAATGAACAAGCATTCTTAAAGATAAAAGGACTAACTATGTATCGTCAAAGAATAAAGCAAGCATAA
- a CDS encoding YqgE/AlgH family protein: MNIDSDIFKIQSNNVLPSRGRILISEPFLRDATFGRSVILLVDHTDEGSMGLVINKQLPLFLNDIIMEFKYLDEIPLYKGGPIATDTLFYLHTLSDIPGSISISKGLYLNGDFDEIKKYILQGNKISECIRFFLGYSGWDSEQLSNEIRENTWLVSEEEKSYLMKNNIKDMWRTALEKLGSKYETWSRFPQVPTLN, encoded by the coding sequence ATGAATATCGACTCTGACATATTTAAGATTCAATCGAATAATGTGTTACCATCAAGAGGAAGGATTTTAATATCTGAACCTTTTCTGCGTGACGCAACGTTTGGCAGATCCGTAATTTTACTGGTCGATCATACGGACGAAGGAAGTATGGGATTGGTTATCAACAAACAACTGCCATTATTTCTGAATGATATCATTATGGAATTTAAATATCTGGACGAGATTCCTCTATACAAAGGTGGACCTATTGCCACTGATACTTTATTTTATCTCCATACACTATCAGACATCCCCGGCTCTATCTCTATCAGCAAAGGACTTTATCTGAATGGAGATTTTGATGAAATAAAAAAATATATATTACAAGGGAATAAAATCAGCGAATGTATCCGTTTCTTCTTGGGATATTCCGGATGGGACAGCGAACAGTTGAGCAATGAAATCAGAGAAAACACATGGTTGGTGTCTGAAGAAGAGAAATCATATCTGATGAAAAACAATATCAAGGATATGTGGCGGACTGCTTTAGAGAAGCTAGGCAGCAAGTACGAAACGTGGTCACGCTTCCCACAAGTGCCTACTCTCAACTAA
- the mobA gene encoding conjugal transfer protein MobA: MEQKKKPFNKGGRKPKLDPRTHRYSLNLDDVENAKFLAFYDQSGYKVKAHFIKNCIFGKSFKVLRIDKSKVDYYIQLSQLFSQFRSIGILYNQTVKELHSNFAEKKALALLYKLERYTVELVKTNQQIIALTKQFEASYREEGTISSGK, translated from the coding sequence ATGGAACAGAAAAAGAAGCCATTTAACAAAGGTGGGCGCAAGCCTAAGCTTGACCCACGAACACACCGCTATTCTCTTAATTTAGACGATGTGGAGAACGCTAAGTTCTTAGCCTTTTACGACCAATCAGGCTACAAGGTAAAGGCGCATTTCATTAAGAACTGTATTTTCGGGAAATCGTTTAAGGTGCTTAGAATTGATAAAAGCAAGGTAGATTATTACATCCAACTCTCCCAATTGTTTTCACAATTCAGGAGCATAGGCATACTGTATAACCAAACGGTGAAAGAACTCCATTCCAATTTTGCGGAAAAGAAAGCACTTGCCTTGCTTTACAAACTGGAACGATACACTGTTGAACTGGTAAAGACGAACCAGCAGATTATTGCGCTTACCAAACAGTTTGAAGCATCTTATAGGGAAGAGGGAACAATATCATCAGGGAAGTAA